Proteins from one Pseudoalteromonas rubra genomic window:
- a CDS encoding DUF3612 domain-containing protein: MKKNSELMRKSHFLGTKIRNLRKRNHLTLEDLSARCIRFDPQSAPSVSYLSMIERGKRTPSSDMLENLAEVFQKPVEWFLDNEPEVNEITPQKGRHGGISGMALEPNFLFDNEILQIAIPEMLSQTGISGRQFAHLLIRAHQEHHQNHFPDLERAAEEVGGKDLYLNVDTLLSMLKAQGLVVHWFDEAPGEVIDESGHMFQRVITSYFAPPNEVHVNRMLLQNQPRLKYDLAVHLGHAVLHNRDGLQCVLGSGGVSGGTNADESAPNAQDILSAWHDFESSFFAGALLCPKVAYRQLLDSYGYETHIHQALGISPSVAMRRMTVASPYPHWHYFDAYLPGKLKAVYRGNGIPLPWGNMRSVADPCQHWAVFRKFQEQAMQASAQLSVLNVNNQPRLYCCESIKVNDVADNPHVLCAGIDLNPAIAAQGLDANEVVQELQALCIKQGGASVVPWHLKKQLQSVAKILNIKWIERGIANDVRVICTRGKACPRQPGCYD, from the coding sequence GTGAAAAAAAATTCAGAACTCATGAGAAAGTCACACTTTCTGGGCACCAAAATTCGTAATTTACGCAAGCGAAATCACTTAACACTTGAGGATCTATCTGCCCGATGTATTCGCTTTGATCCACAATCGGCGCCATCGGTATCCTATCTGTCTATGATTGAGCGAGGTAAACGCACGCCCAGCAGTGATATGCTTGAGAATCTGGCTGAGGTGTTTCAAAAGCCAGTAGAGTGGTTTTTGGACAATGAGCCTGAAGTAAATGAAATCACGCCACAAAAAGGTCGCCATGGTGGGATCAGTGGCATGGCATTGGAACCTAACTTTTTATTTGATAATGAAATTTTACAAATAGCCATCCCGGAAATGTTGTCTCAGACCGGGATTAGCGGGCGCCAGTTTGCTCATCTGCTGATCCGCGCTCATCAGGAACATCACCAAAATCACTTTCCCGATCTTGAACGTGCAGCAGAAGAAGTTGGTGGTAAAGATCTCTATTTGAATGTGGATACTCTGCTGAGCATGCTCAAAGCACAGGGTCTTGTGGTGCATTGGTTTGATGAAGCGCCGGGAGAGGTTATCGATGAAAGTGGACATATGTTTCAGCGTGTCATTACCTCTTATTTTGCCCCGCCGAATGAGGTACATGTCAATCGTATGTTATTGCAAAACCAGCCCAGACTTAAATACGACTTGGCTGTGCATTTGGGTCATGCGGTGTTACACAACAGAGATGGACTGCAATGTGTGCTCGGCTCTGGAGGAGTGAGTGGCGGAACCAATGCGGATGAGTCTGCGCCAAATGCGCAAGATATTCTTTCTGCGTGGCATGATTTTGAGTCCAGCTTTTTTGCCGGTGCATTGTTGTGTCCTAAAGTGGCTTATCGACAATTGTTAGATTCATATGGCTATGAAACGCACATACATCAGGCGCTGGGGATCTCTCCCTCGGTGGCTATGCGCAGGATGACCGTTGCTTCGCCTTACCCACATTGGCATTACTTTGACGCCTATTTGCCTGGCAAACTCAAAGCGGTATATCGCGGCAATGGCATCCCCTTGCCCTGGGGAAATATGCGCAGTGTTGCAGATCCATGCCAGCACTGGGCTGTGTTTCGCAAATTTCAGGAGCAGGCCATGCAAGCCAGCGCACAACTGTCTGTGCTCAATGTGAATAATCAACCCCGGCTTTATTGCTGTGAGTCTATCAAAGTGAATGACGTGGCGGATAATCCCCATGTGCTTTGTGCCGGAATAGATTTAAACCCGGCGATTGCAGCGCAGGGGCTGGATGCGAATGAAGTGGTACAAGAGCTGCAGGCACTGTGTATTAAGCAAGGCGGTGCGAGTGTGGTACCCTGGCACTTGAAAAAGCAATTGCAAAGTGTGGCTAAAATCTTAAATATCAAATGGATAGAACGGGGGATAGCGAATGATGTACGCGTGATTTGTACACGTGGTAAAGCTTGCCCCCGACAACCAGGTTGCTATGACTAA
- a CDS encoding GyrI-like domain-containing protein, which yields MEVKTFTSRQLVGISTRTNNHYEQTEGEGQIAQLWQTFSQQYAPLLPEGSTLYGIYSGYESDHHGDFDAMAACDASLLTAHADTDKTLQVQQLDGGRYLSFAAQGEMPQTVIRLWELVWRYFEQSDCPYQRAYHQDIEIYHQSDEVEIAISIR from the coding sequence ATGGAAGTTAAAACGTTCACTTCACGCCAATTAGTGGGGATCAGTACCCGCACCAATAATCACTATGAGCAGACCGAAGGAGAAGGTCAAATAGCCCAGCTTTGGCAAACATTTAGCCAACAATACGCCCCTTTATTACCAGAAGGCAGCACACTCTATGGCATCTATTCAGGCTACGAGTCAGATCATCATGGAGACTTCGACGCTATGGCTGCCTGCGATGCCTCTTTATTGACGGCACATGCTGACACAGATAAAACACTACAAGTCCAGCAGCTAGATGGCGGACGATACCTGAGTTTTGCGGCCCAGGGCGAAATGCCGCAAACAGTCATTCGCCTGTGGGAGCTTGTCTGGCGCTACTTCGAACAAAGTGACTGCCCATACCAACGCGCCTACCATCAGGATATAGAAATCTATCACCAAAGTGATGAAGTAGAAATTGCTATCTCTATCCGTTAG
- a CDS encoding DUF1294 domain-containing protein, whose product MYKKYFVYSLLQVSWGLSAILMVFAITPCVIALSLPAWSIPAYLLLSCVIVLGVYGRDKALSKKGTERISERLLLIVSASSLHMATLQIMSVLRHKTIKLPFLLKLLTLQLLQVIAFVCVLISYLM is encoded by the coding sequence ATGTATAAAAAGTATTTTGTGTATTCTTTATTACAGGTGTCCTGGGGGTTGTCTGCAATACTAATGGTATTCGCCATTACGCCCTGTGTGATTGCGCTGTCCTTACCTGCCTGGTCTATCCCTGCATATCTGTTGCTATCCTGTGTTATCGTACTTGGGGTGTATGGAAGAGACAAAGCGCTGTCTAAAAAAGGCACAGAACGAATCTCGGAGCGTTTGCTGTTAATCGTGTCTGCCAGCTCGTTACACATGGCGACTTTGCAGATCATGTCGGTTTTAAGGCATAAAACCATCAAGCTTCCGTTTTTATTAAAGTTATTGACCCTGCAACTGCTTCAGGTGATTGCTTTTGTATGTGTGCTGATCAGCTACTTGATGTAA
- a CDS encoding cation:dicarboxylate symporter family transporter — protein MLWALLLGIVCGLIFGERVAFLKPLGEGFVKLMQITIFPYIVVSLVVGLGKFNPDQVKSILIKATTVMISLWLVGLAAIWAFSLTLPSHDAGTFFSPALVASAPDVDFVSQYIPANPFASMAEGNVPALVIFCIALGLSLISNGKKNNLLDVLEVVGQGLSLISKKIIKLFPIGIFAMTASTAGTISMEELNNLQIYLVLVTCLGVYLMFALLPMLVAALTPVKYRDLVMVMRNAWITAFSTGNVFIVLPVITEGIKTHLAKIKRSDEESDHIAEVLVPIAYTFPSLGKLTTLMFVTFAAWLTGSPVTLEQIPNVTLSAMLSYFANVHIAIPYLLDSLKIPADSYQLYLSMSVLTAKIVSPTTVIYIFSFVLLSIFYTKRQLHLKRIRSLYYLTLLSTLLPVFMLLSFTANNHLARDTQAADEIIANMVVSDQVPAEVLNHVPKAYQSGELSLTNIEVIKKRNLLRVGYLVDNVPFSYFNQKGELVGFDISLAHKLAADLNVKVEFIPFKKAQLAEYLNKGFFDIAMSGLEINVADLSQIRFSDPVLELQLALIAKDHRLKQLATREQVINYNELRLAHVEYTPLMQDLAKKYPHIQVSALSNHQAFFESDGQFDAMVISAEAGFAWSMFYPEFGVVVPKGAQLKYPVGFAVAKRNLDILSYVDAWLSIQKSQGQIDKSYDYWILGKGTQNKQHRWSLMDELDYDFDLKLN, from the coding sequence ATGCTCTGGGCATTGTTATTAGGTATAGTGTGTGGCCTTATTTTTGGTGAACGGGTGGCATTTTTAAAGCCACTCGGCGAAGGGTTTGTCAAACTCATGCAGATCACCATATTCCCTTATATCGTTGTCAGTCTGGTAGTAGGCCTGGGCAAATTTAACCCGGATCAGGTTAAATCTATTTTAATCAAAGCAACCACAGTCATGATCAGCCTTTGGCTGGTTGGTTTAGCTGCTATCTGGGCGTTTTCACTTACCTTACCCAGCCATGATGCGGGCACTTTTTTCTCTCCAGCGTTGGTCGCCAGTGCCCCCGACGTTGACTTTGTCAGCCAGTACATTCCCGCCAACCCCTTTGCTTCTATGGCTGAAGGCAATGTGCCTGCACTGGTCATATTTTGTATTGCGCTGGGGCTGTCTTTAATTTCCAACGGAAAAAAGAACAATCTGCTGGATGTGTTGGAAGTTGTTGGCCAGGGATTGTCCTTGATTTCGAAGAAAATCATTAAACTCTTTCCTATCGGGATCTTTGCGATGACCGCCAGCACTGCAGGTACCATCAGCATGGAAGAGCTGAACAACTTACAGATTTATCTGGTTCTGGTCACCTGCCTGGGTGTTTATCTGATGTTTGCCTTGCTGCCTATGCTAGTCGCGGCGTTAACCCCGGTAAAATATCGCGATCTCGTTATGGTGATGCGCAATGCCTGGATCACCGCATTCAGTACGGGCAATGTCTTTATTGTCCTCCCAGTGATCACTGAAGGAATAAAAACGCACCTGGCAAAAATAAAGCGCAGTGATGAAGAGTCAGACCACATTGCAGAGGTGCTGGTGCCCATCGCCTATACCTTTCCGAGTCTCGGCAAACTGACAACATTGATGTTTGTTACCTTTGCAGCCTGGCTTACCGGCAGCCCGGTTACCCTGGAACAGATCCCCAACGTCACGCTGTCTGCCATGCTGAGCTATTTTGCAAACGTACATATCGCCATCCCTTACCTGCTGGACAGCCTGAAAATTCCGGCAGACAGTTATCAGCTTTATCTGTCAATGTCAGTGCTGACAGCCAAAATAGTGTCGCCAACAACTGTGATTTACATTTTTTCCTTTGTGTTACTGAGCATCTTTTACACCAAACGTCAGCTACATTTGAAGCGGATACGCTCCCTCTATTACCTGACTTTGCTCAGCACCCTGCTACCCGTTTTTATGCTGCTGAGCTTCACGGCCAACAACCACCTGGCCCGTGATACTCAGGCAGCGGATGAGATCATTGCCAATATGGTGGTCTCTGATCAGGTTCCCGCCGAAGTACTCAATCATGTGCCTAAAGCCTACCAAAGCGGCGAGCTGTCTTTGACGAACATAGAGGTGATCAAGAAACGGAATTTATTGAGAGTGGGTTACCTGGTCGATAACGTTCCATTCAGTTACTTCAATCAAAAAGGTGAACTAGTCGGATTTGATATCAGTTTGGCACACAAACTGGCGGCTGATCTGAATGTCAAAGTTGAGTTTATTCCCTTTAAAAAAGCCCAGCTTGCAGAATATCTTAACAAAGGCTTCTTTGACATTGCGATGTCGGGGCTGGAAATCAACGTTGCGGACCTCAGCCAGATCAGGTTTAGTGATCCCGTCCTGGAATTACAGTTAGCCTTAATTGCCAAAGACCACCGGCTTAAACAGCTAGCAACCCGGGAGCAAGTGATAAACTATAATGAACTGCGCCTTGCACACGTAGAGTACACCCCGTTGATGCAGGACCTGGCAAAAAAATATCCGCACATTCAGGTATCCGCATTATCCAATCACCAGGCCTTCTTCGAGTCTGACGGACAGTTCGATGCCATGGTGATCAGCGCCGAGGCTGGATTTGCCTGGAGCATGTTCTACCCCGAATTTGGTGTGGTTGTGCCTAAAGGCGCGCAGCTAAAATACCCAGTGGGCTTTGCAGTTGCGAAGCGCAATCTGGATATTCTGAGCTATGTTGATGCCTGGCTGAGCATACAGAAAAGCCAGGGACAAATAGACAAAAGCTACGACTACTGGATCCTCGGAAAAGGAACCCAAAACAAACAACATCGCTGGTCTTTAATGGACGAGCTGGACTACGACTTTGACTTAAAACTCAATTAA
- a CDS encoding response regulator, whose protein sequence is MNNNAVKSLFKMSSDKAFYAFLLCSLVLSVSLSLVMLSNHADTAIRKVQTEVRQTEARLGVSNLGQFLRTRLVLLKDLAQYPILANGVMGSDISRASLSDFLAEYRILGKREPISLYNVLGEPVYRSSQVLDPEKEEREWLEQLLDGRLSHAVILHRNEQLFSFVIAVPIEYNGFTEGVLVAEFDTDLANLLALDLSSQALAVELSGQWVGYSNAAPGSEYVELHNAQIQGTDIHVSLMISQSTIDDSVSDFIVELGQAIFIGLSLSFLLLLFFGRQLLLNPFKRLQTSEQKIKKSEERFKLAIEGSHDGIWDWDIESGDVFYSPRYRELLGYSASDHTGFPDRFEVLEQHLHPKDRSITFSALQEHLNGNGGFDVEFRLRTKQNDYRYFRSKGLALRNDSGKAIRMSGSLTDITDQKMYQEALSQAKEHNDLLAYAIESCDVGIIISDAKVQGLPLAFINSAFTSITGYGEDVLGTNCKFLQGQETAPEAVANMIEAIKERRAHRTVILNYTKQGKPFWNNLHIAPVSNDQGELLAYVGIIQDISEEIAQERALAEAKSQAEQASRAKSEFLASMSHEIRTPMNGVLGMLNLLLSNELDEQQTHRVKLAMSSANSLLNLINDILDFSKVDAGKLELEMLDFDLRGMFEDFAEAAALQAQCKGLELVLDTLDIEESMAKGDPSRIRQILANLVGNAIKFTEQGEVIIQGKLIEQDNNVLRLECAITDTGIGIPKAKSAALFDSFSQVDSSTTRKYGGTGLGLAIVRKLCQLMGGDVSVQSIEGEGSTFTFMVLLEKSAQSKQVLPDLDMSQLELLVVDDNQTNRTVLGQQLRHWGAQVFESSSGIAALAECEKRHHDGERRMFDIALLDMQMPNMDGAQLGKTIKEDKRFQGIKLIMMTSIGHQGDASFFADLGFSGYFPKPATTEDLFNALSVVADDGEALANAKPLVTTHYLKSMKDPHQDTTPVKWAPKPRILLAEDNQVNQIVTVSMLQKLDIESVDVVSDGNEVLRNLREYQYSEGYSLVLMDCQMPEMDGFHATKAIRKGQAGKSNTDITIVALTANAMVGDEKKCLEAGMNDYLSKPVSIEALLTCLKKHLDYEHIVVEE, encoded by the coding sequence ATGAATAATAATGCCGTGAAGTCGCTATTTAAAATGAGCTCTGACAAAGCATTCTATGCATTTTTATTGTGCAGTCTGGTTTTGTCTGTGTCTTTAAGTCTGGTTATGCTCAGTAACCATGCTGATACTGCCATTAGAAAGGTGCAAACTGAGGTCCGTCAGACCGAAGCTCGGTTAGGAGTCAGTAATCTGGGACAGTTTTTACGCACCCGCCTGGTACTTCTTAAAGATCTTGCACAATACCCTATTCTTGCCAATGGCGTTATGGGGTCAGACATTTCGCGTGCTTCTTTGTCTGACTTTCTGGCTGAGTATCGTATCCTGGGAAAAAGGGAGCCGATCTCTTTGTACAATGTCCTTGGCGAGCCCGTGTATCGTAGCAGTCAGGTATTAGATCCTGAGAAAGAAGAGCGTGAATGGCTGGAGCAGTTACTTGATGGTCGACTGTCTCACGCCGTGATTTTGCATCGTAATGAGCAGTTATTTAGTTTTGTTATTGCTGTGCCCATTGAATATAACGGATTCACGGAGGGCGTACTGGTTGCTGAGTTTGATACGGATCTGGCCAATCTTCTGGCGCTGGATCTGAGCAGTCAAGCTCTGGCGGTTGAGTTGTCCGGGCAATGGGTTGGATACAGTAATGCAGCGCCCGGTTCTGAATACGTTGAGCTGCACAATGCACAAATACAGGGCACGGACATTCATGTCAGTCTGATGATCAGTCAGTCAACCATAGATGATAGCGTCTCTGATTTTATCGTAGAGCTCGGTCAAGCCATTTTTATTGGTTTGTCCCTGTCTTTTCTGCTGTTACTATTTTTTGGTCGTCAGTTACTTCTTAATCCGTTTAAGCGACTTCAGACGTCAGAGCAAAAGATTAAGAAAAGTGAAGAGCGCTTTAAGTTAGCAATTGAAGGCAGCCACGATGGGATTTGGGACTGGGACATTGAAAGTGGCGATGTATTTTATTCACCGCGTTACAGAGAGCTATTGGGTTACAGCGCCTCTGACCATACTGGCTTTCCAGATCGTTTTGAAGTACTTGAGCAACACTTACACCCAAAAGACAGAAGCATCACATTTTCTGCATTGCAAGAGCATTTGAATGGCAATGGCGGCTTTGATGTGGAGTTTCGTTTGCGGACTAAACAAAACGATTACCGTTATTTTCGCTCTAAGGGGCTGGCACTGAGAAATGACTCAGGAAAAGCCATTCGTATGTCTGGTTCTTTGACCGATATCACAGATCAGAAAATGTACCAGGAGGCATTAAGTCAGGCAAAAGAGCACAATGACCTGCTCGCCTATGCCATAGAGTCCTGCGATGTGGGCATTATTATTTCGGATGCGAAAGTACAGGGTCTACCACTAGCCTTCATCAATAGCGCGTTTACCTCTATTACTGGTTATGGCGAAGACGTACTAGGCACCAACTGCAAGTTCTTGCAAGGTCAAGAAACGGCACCTGAAGCGGTAGCCAACATGATTGAGGCGATTAAAGAGCGCAGAGCACATCGCACCGTTATTCTTAATTACACTAAGCAGGGTAAGCCATTTTGGAACAATTTGCACATTGCTCCGGTGAGCAATGATCAGGGAGAGTTGTTGGCTTATGTGGGGATTATTCAGGATATTTCTGAGGAAATTGCACAGGAAAGGGCACTTGCAGAGGCTAAAAGTCAGGCAGAGCAGGCTAGTCGGGCAAAAAGTGAGTTTCTTGCCTCTATGAGCCATGAGATCCGTACCCCAATGAATGGGGTGTTGGGTATGCTCAATTTACTACTAAGCAATGAGCTCGACGAACAACAAACACACAGAGTAAAACTTGCTATGAGCAGTGCCAATTCACTGCTTAACCTGATCAACGACATACTTGATTTTTCAAAAGTAGATGCGGGTAAGCTTGAACTGGAAATGCTCGACTTTGATTTGCGAGGTATGTTTGAAGACTTCGCCGAAGCCGCAGCGTTACAGGCCCAGTGTAAAGGGCTTGAACTTGTGCTGGACACGTTAGATATCGAAGAAAGCATGGCCAAAGGCGATCCGAGCCGGATCCGCCAGATCCTTGCTAACCTGGTTGGTAATGCCATTAAATTTACTGAGCAGGGCGAAGTCATCATTCAGGGGAAACTGATTGAGCAGGATAATAATGTGCTGCGCCTCGAGTGCGCTATTACGGATACTGGCATAGGGATCCCTAAAGCAAAAAGCGCGGCCTTGTTCGATTCATTTTCTCAGGTTGATTCGTCCACGACGAGAAAGTACGGTGGAACGGGGCTCGGACTTGCGATTGTCAGAAAACTGTGTCAGCTGATGGGCGGTGATGTGTCGGTTCAGAGCATCGAAGGCGAAGGCAGTACCTTTACTTTTATGGTACTGCTGGAGAAAAGTGCTCAGTCAAAACAGGTGCTTCCAGACTTGGACATGTCCCAGCTAGAGTTACTGGTTGTGGATGATAACCAGACCAACCGCACCGTATTGGGTCAGCAGCTCAGGCACTGGGGCGCCCAGGTATTTGAGTCCTCTTCAGGAATAGCCGCGTTAGCTGAATGCGAAAAACGCCATCATGATGGTGAGCGTCGAATGTTTGATATTGCATTACTGGATATGCAGATGCCCAATATGGACGGTGCGCAATTGGGCAAAACCATAAAAGAAGATAAACGCTTCCAGGGTATCAAACTCATAATGATGACGTCGATAGGTCATCAGGGAGATGCATCCTTTTTTGCTGATTTGGGCTTTTCTGGATATTTCCCTAAGCCAGCGACAACCGAAGACCTGTTTAATGCGCTGTCAGTGGTTGCTGATGATGGTGAGGCGCTCGCTAATGCTAAGCCTTTGGTTACAACGCATTATCTAAAAAGCATGAAAGATCCGCATCAGGATACTACACCGGTAAAATGGGCACCAAAGCCACGCATCTTGTTAGCAGAAGACAATCAGGTTAACCAAATTGTGACGGTAAGCATGTTGCAAAAGCTTGACATTGAATCTGTCGATGTTGTTAGTGATGGTAATGAGGTGTTGCGTAATCTAAGAGAATACCAATACTCAGAGGGGTATTCGCTGGTTTTGATGGACTGTCAGATGCCTGAAATGGACGGCTTTCATGCCACCAAAGCCATTCGCAAAGGACAGGCGGGTAAGTCAAACACAGACATTACCATAGTGGCGCTCACTGCCAATGCGATGGTGGGTGATGAGAAGAAGTGCCTCGAAGCCGGTATGAATGATTATTTAAGTAAACCTGTATCAATAGAGGCTTTACTGACTTGTCTGAAAAAGCACCTCGACTATGAACATATCGTGGTAGAAGAATAA
- a CDS encoding malate synthase translates to MKAQIQQTELENTSTECQKLTVAKQYLDQHCPLEFGSHKEVSSYVVYYNHLMVFFADGQHCGLKNSKQFVALCGHRESPSALLLKKADGMHIELSFDTGCEPRHHDRAHLNDVQYETPLSAVTGEGEAGSRMWMSFVSGVQYTLVTQQDRKCYRAKNGEDYQL, encoded by the coding sequence ATGAAAGCACAAATTCAGCAAACAGAATTAGAAAACACCAGCACAGAATGTCAAAAGCTGACCGTCGCAAAGCAGTACCTGGATCAGCATTGTCCTTTAGAATTCGGCTCTCATAAAGAAGTAAGCTCTTACGTCGTTTACTACAACCATTTAATGGTGTTCTTTGCCGATGGCCAACATTGTGGTCTCAAAAATTCCAAGCAATTCGTTGCTTTATGTGGTCATCGTGAATCTCCCAGTGCGCTATTGTTGAAAAAAGCGGACGGCATGCACATTGAACTGAGTTTTGACACGGGCTGTGAGCCTCGTCATCATGACCGCGCCCACCTGAACGATGTTCAGTACGAAACACCACTCAGTGCCGTAACTGGAGAAGGTGAAGCAGGCAGTCGTATGTGGATGAGTTTTGTGTCCGGCGTGCAATATACCTTAGTGACACAACAAGACCGTAAATGCTATCGCGCCAAAAATGGCGAGGATTATCAGCTATAA
- a CDS encoding exonuclease domain-containing protein, which translates to MLKALPEKYYLTHFYELQEFISKTSIHLLTPSQQSLFTELRALDENCLCLLLRIINRKRVFVTRAQLNYSEIKDIDAALRELQSRGLINTAHAEDSGALLDELTKEQLQSIVVELASSGKITGTAPTKSAKKALWIEFVRTLSASVALTGTSVFESHICAPIKAEFEYWLFLFFGKLGGTLQQFSLRDLGVMQTREGISTGNAHFSELAEAQSAYFYLSQCKHLNNIDIESKALLAEQISQARVPAAEGPMAHARRDDLTHKLACQLEPDKPELAMAMLALSNHPKSQEKYIRALYAAGEHDACRTQLEAVLSCPQNEELLLFAEDFSALKFTTKRTSVLTDMLRQSGPPIALDEAYVGYPEQGAIAWYHRQGCNAYHGENQFWRMLFVLAFWPVLYESTASAPSNEFDLTPRSLKYNQFYEVHSEEIEQILGAILDNQSLFDWLLRQATAHFGKPNRLVFWHRSTLDLVLMVARIIPIAALKTHLLAMCQDFKMLRDGYPDLICMNGDDVSFVEVKAPGDSLRRNQLVTIRRLMESGFKVDIQQVCWQIAPQQAYVVVDVETTGGKKEFDRITEIAMVKVVDGQVVDQWQSLVNPTRRIPKYITELTGISNEMVANAPYFSDLAKQVEDFMQDAIFVAHNVNFDMGFIKAEFARLEQSFQKPKLCTVQQARKWLPGLKSYALNKVCAELGISLTQHHRAMADAQATAELFIMINAQRLDQQLQPS; encoded by the coding sequence ATGTTAAAAGCGTTACCAGAAAAGTACTATCTTACCCACTTCTATGAATTGCAGGAATTTATTTCAAAAACCAGTATTCATTTGCTAACACCATCGCAGCAGTCGCTGTTCACAGAACTACGCGCCCTTGATGAGAATTGCCTGTGTTTGCTGCTGCGTATTATTAATCGCAAGCGGGTATTTGTAACCCGAGCACAGCTGAACTACTCAGAAATTAAGGATATTGATGCGGCGCTGAGAGAGTTGCAGAGCAGGGGATTGATTAATACAGCGCATGCGGAGGATAGCGGTGCACTGCTGGATGAACTGACGAAAGAGCAGTTGCAGAGCATTGTCGTCGAACTGGCATCATCAGGAAAAATAACGGGTACGGCTCCGACTAAATCTGCAAAAAAAGCGCTGTGGATTGAATTTGTCCGGACACTGAGTGCAAGCGTTGCCCTGACTGGCACATCGGTGTTTGAATCGCACATTTGTGCACCAATCAAAGCGGAATTTGAATACTGGTTATTCCTGTTTTTTGGCAAACTCGGGGGGACGTTGCAGCAGTTTTCATTACGAGATCTGGGTGTCATGCAAACACGTGAAGGCATATCGACAGGCAACGCACACTTTTCTGAACTGGCTGAGGCGCAAAGTGCCTATTTTTATCTAAGTCAGTGTAAACATTTGAATAATATAGATATAGAGAGTAAAGCACTGTTGGCTGAGCAGATCAGTCAAGCGCGGGTGCCAGCTGCAGAGGGACCAATGGCCCATGCCAGGCGAGATGATCTGACACACAAGCTGGCTTGTCAGCTGGAGCCAGATAAACCTGAGCTCGCAATGGCCATGCTTGCGCTCAGTAACCATCCCAAGTCACAAGAAAAGTATATTCGTGCCTTATATGCCGCCGGGGAACATGATGCTTGCCGGACTCAGCTGGAAGCGGTGTTGTCCTGTCCTCAAAATGAAGAGTTGCTGTTATTTGCCGAAGATTTCTCAGCGCTGAAGTTTACTACCAAGCGTACCTCTGTACTGACAGATATGCTGCGTCAAAGCGGCCCGCCTATCGCACTCGATGAGGCCTATGTCGGGTATCCTGAACAAGGGGCAATTGCCTGGTATCATCGTCAGGGCTGCAATGCTTATCATGGTGAAAATCAGTTCTGGCGCATGTTATTTGTTTTAGCCTTCTGGCCTGTGCTTTATGAATCCACAGCCAGTGCGCCGAGTAATGAATTTGATTTAACGCCGCGAAGTTTGAAATATAATCAGTTTTATGAGGTACATAGCGAGGAGATTGAGCAGATCCTCGGCGCAATCTTGGATAACCAGAGTTTATTTGATTGGCTGCTGCGTCAGGCCACTGCGCACTTTGGCAAGCCGAACAGGTTGGTCTTTTGGCATCGCTCAACACTGGATCTCGTGCTGATGGTGGCCCGGATTATTCCTATCGCAGCACTTAAAACGCATCTGCTCGCAATGTGTCAAGATTTTAAAATGCTCAGGGATGGTTATCCGGATCTGATCTGTATGAATGGCGATGATGTCTCATTTGTTGAGGTCAAAGCACCCGGAGATAGTCTCAGACGCAATCAGCTGGTGACAATTAGGCGGCTCATGGAGTCCGGATTTAAGGTGGATATTCAGCAAGTATGCTGGCAGATTGCACCACAACAGGCTTATGTCGTGGTCGACGTTGAAACCACTGGAGGTAAGAAAGAGTTTGATCGTATTACCGAAATTGCCATGGTGAAGGTCGTTGATGGTCAGGTCGTTGATCAATGGCAGAGCCTGGTTAATCCAACACGTAGGATCCCTAAATACATCACTGAGTTAACGGGTATTAGTAACGAGATGGTCGCAAATGCGCCATATTTTTCTGACCTTGCTAAGCAAGTAGAGGACTTTATGCAAGATGCGATATTTGTGGCGCACAATGTGAATTTTGATATGGGCTTTATTAAAGCGGAATTTGCCCGTCTTGAACAATCCTTTCAAAAGCCTAAATTGTGCACTGTTCAACAGGCCAGGAAGTGGTTGCCGGGGCTGAAATCATACGCATTAAATAAAGTCTGCGCTGAATTGGGGATTTCGCTGACTCAACATCACAGAGCCATGGCTGACGCGCAGGCAACGGCAGAGTTATTTATCATGATTAACGCTCAACGGCTTGATCAACAATTGCAGCCTTCATAA